A stretch of the Lolium perenne isolate Kyuss_39 chromosome 3, Kyuss_2.0, whole genome shotgun sequence genome encodes the following:
- the LOC127343359 gene encoding D-glycerate 3-kinase, chloroplastic, with the protein MTPLHAAPPPLSASAAVSSSAPPLLLAKSYHPKAAASCSLAVTAATPSRKAFLACPDHSPAAGRSLAPARSAPASSPALISAVQDLYEFMCSGPLVDRIGYTRERIAESIDRWLWCGSQVSRLFRLDELRLSDAEKARIYHFYIPVFLWCEDQVADHRSKYNEGDEIPPLVIGVSAPQGSGKTTLVFALDYLFRVSGRNSATLSIDDFYLTAAEQGKLRETHAGNSLLEFRGNAGSHDLQFSVETLESLVKLTKEGMKMKVPRYDKSAFGGRGDRADPSTWPEVEGPTEVVLFEGWMLGFKPLPNEVVTAVDPQLEVVNKNLGAYYDAWDRFIESWIVIKIKEPNCVFQWRLQAEVAMRADGKAGMSDEEVMDFVSRYLPAYHAYLPTLYKEGPNGAKKDHLLVIDIDEERTPISGS; encoded by the exons ATGACGCCGCTCCACGCCGCCCCGCCGCCGCTCTCCGCGTCGGCGGCGGTCTCGTCGTCCGCgccacccctcctcctcgctaaaTCTTACCATCCCAAGGCCGCTGCCTCTTGCTCACTTGCCGTGACCGCCGCCACTCCATCAAGAAAAG CTTTCCTCGCATGCCCGGATCACAGCCCGGCGGCCGGGCGGTCGCTGGCGCCGGCGCGTTCCGCCCCCGCCTCGTCCCCAGCGCTCATCTCGGCGGTGCAGGACCTGTACGAGTTCATGTGCAGCGGCCCGCTGGTGGACAGGATCGGCTACACCCGGGAGAGGATCGCCGAGTCCATCGACCGGTGGCTCTGGTGCGGGTCGCAGGTCAGCCGGCTGTTCCGCCTCGACGAGCTCCGGCTCTCAGACGCCGAGAAGGCGAGGATATACCACTTCTACATACCTGTCTTCCTCTGGTGCGAGGACCAGGTCGCCGACCACAGGTCCAAGTACAACGAGGGGGACGAGATCCCGCCATTAGTG ATCGGGGTCAGCGCTCCCCAAGGCAGTGGAAAGACAACTCTTGTTTTCGCACTTGATTATCTATTTCGAGTTTCTGGTAG GAATTCTGCCACGTTGTCTATCGATGACTTCTACTTGACTGCAGCAGAACAG GGTAAATTGAGGGAAACACATGCCGGAAATTCTCTTTTAGAG TTCCGTGGAAATGCTGGAAGCCACGATCTCCAGTTCTCAGTCGAGACACTTGAGTCactggtcaaactaacaaaggAAG GTATGAAGATGAAGGTTCCACGGTATGACAAG TCTGCTTTCGGTGGAAGAGGTGACCGGGCTGATCCTTCAACATGGCCGGAGGTTGAAGGGCCCACAGAG GTTGTTCTCTTCGAAGGATGGATGCTGGGATTTAAACCTCTTCCAAATGAAGTTGTAACAGCAGTGGATCCTCAG cTTGAGGTGGTTAATAAGAACCTAGGTGCATACTATGACGCATGGGACAGATTCATTGAATCATGGATTGTCATAAAAATTAAGGAACCTAACTGTGTATTTCAATGGAGACTGCAG GCAGAGGTAGCTATGAGAGCTGATGGTAAAGCAGGGATGTCTGACGAGGAG GTTATGGATTTCGTATCACGCTACCTACCAGCATACCATGCGTATTTGCCCACGCTATATAAAGAGGGACCAAATGGCGCGAAGAAAGACCATCTGCTGGTCATTGACATAGACGAAGAGAGGACTCCTATCTCTGGTAGCTGA
- the LOC127343360 gene encoding histone H3.2 — protein MARTKQTARKSTGGKAPRKQLATKAARKSAPATGGVKKPHRFRPGTVALREIRKYQKSTELLIRKLPFQRLVREIAQDFKTDLRFQSSAVSALQEAAEAYLVGLFEDTNLCAIHAKRVTIMPKDIQLARRIRGERA, from the coding sequence ATGGCCCGCACCAAGCAGACGGCGCGCAAGTCCACCGGCGGCAAGGCCCCGAGGAAGCAGCTGGCGACCAAGGCGGCGCGCAAGTCGGCCCCTGCCACCGGCGGCGTGAAGAAGCCCCACCGCTTCCGCCCCGGCACCGTCGCGCTCCGCGAGATCCGCAAGTACCAGAAGAGCACGGAGCTGCTCATCCGCAAGCTCCCCTTCCAGCGCCTCGTCCGCGAGATCGCGCAGGACTTCAAGACCGACCTCCGCTTCCAGAGCTCCGCCGTCTCCGCGCTGCAGGAGGCCGCCGAGGCCTACCTCGTCGGCCTCTTCGAGGACACCAACCTCTGCGCCATCCACGCCAAGCGCGTCACCATCATGCCCAAGGACATCCAGCTCGCGCGACGCATCCGTGGCGAGAGGGCCTAG